In Ruminiclostridium josui JCM 17888, the genomic window GTCAGATGCTGAATTTTCAGTTATAAACAGTGTTGAGACTCTAGATGCCTTCCCGGCAATCAAGCTGTCATCATACAGCTATCCTAATTCGGTTGTATCCAAACTTGCAAAGGCTTCATATAACACAATGGCTTTTCACGGCAACGTGGGAACATTTTATAACAGAAATATAGCTTTCTCAAAAATGGGCTTTAAAAAGTTCTATGATATAAGCTCAATGAATTACGATGACGAAGGCTGGGGTGCACCAGACGACAAGGTCTTCTCATTTGCTTTTGAAAAGATTGAGAAAAGTACAAAGCCTTTTTACACACATATTATTACAATGACAAGTCACGGCCCCTTTGAAAGTGCCAGACATTATTATAATAACAAGGCTTACGACGATATAGAAAATGAAATTGTGAAGAACTATTATAATTCCTTTAGTTATGTTGATGAATCAATAAAGAATTTTGTGGAAAATATTCAAGCAAAATACAGTAACACTTATATAATAATTTATGGTGACCATACTCCTAATATAAACTCACAGGATTTTGCTCAGGCTTCGTTTATAGATGGTGACAAATACTTTGAGTTTGTTCCAATGTTTTTGCTTACTCCTGACCACAAGAAATACAAGGAAGATTCTTTTGTAGCGTCCTTCCTTGACATTTCCCCAACCATATTGGCAACATCAAATCTGTCATATAACGTTAAAACTGATGGAAGAAGCCTGTTGGATACTGAAACTCC contains:
- a CDS encoding LTA synthase family protein — protein: MFKEAMISASHFANPISVQLLVVFIDVPVAIYIFFKCFKPEVKSTRLPFLRNAVIGLSAAILIVIEIFNFANGQSVVQFMKDRYSGETRIVERYGTVVNGVVNIVQNNTEEKLINQLNYGKNTSSPSSVTTSKSTSQSPNYVLIQVESMDSNIVKQKYKGSYVMPYLNSLMDNSVYYPYTLSYHKGGGTSDAEFSVINSVETLDAFPAIKLSSYSYPNSVVSKLAKASYNTMAFHGNVGTFYNRNIAFSKMGFKKFYDISSMNYDDEGWGAPDDKVFSFAFEKIEKSTKPFYTHIITMTSHGPFESARHYYNNKAYDDIENEIVKNYYNSFSYVDESIKNFVENIQAKYSNTYIIIYGDHTPNINSQDFAQASFIDGDKYFEFVPMFLLTPDHKKYKEDSFVASFLDISPTILATSNLSYNVKTDGRSLLDTETPPANIPFKGGSFDRSWLYTTIANHKYVEEEPLWRKYLPSFISSNLIERHK